A DNA window from Hordeum vulgare subsp. vulgare chromosome 1H, MorexV3_pseudomolecules_assembly, whole genome shotgun sequence contains the following coding sequences:
- the LOC123395919 gene encoding probable leucine-rich repeat receptor-like protein kinase At1g35710, translating into MSLLLALELLLFLLALPCLSSASNSTHSSLDRQAEALLQWKSNLFYYPIDLLDSWTKGSSPCNWTGVDCSKAVPRDRDHGDAALAVSNISLGLTSGSFQHRIIGSIGSIGNLASLEFLYLSNNRITGSIGSIGNLTSLESIDLSNNQFNGLLPPELGSPVHLVYLDLRSNQILGNIPPQIGHCRSLSALRLRNNLLTGQIPQELGYLANLYELDLNKNNLSGAIPVTFSVLYQLFRLNLSYKSLAGRGPSITATLISLDHNIDLCGDSYVLSPCKTPKLDLEHQSRKHPRMALLAFFAPFSLACLSIATITVVCRRKKCVKSMGQRKSGDILSIWNFDGKIAFEDIVGATENFDEKYCIGVGGYGSVFRVQLEGGIKFAVKLLHSMEEYNDDGTFHAEIEVLTKIRHRCIYSASALERETVACRLEDQETRLDPRKTQNPKVDFRVSGQPAQSATV; encoded by the exons ATGAGCCTTCTCCTTGCCTTGGAGCTGCTGCTCTTCCTGCTCGCCTTGCCATGCCTTTCTTCCGCCTCAAATTCTACTCATTCTTCACTGGATCGGCAAGCGGAGGCACTTCTCCAGTGGAAATCTAACCTATTCTATTATCCTATTGATCTCCTggactcatggacaaagggaagcAGCCCCTGTAACTGGACCGGCGTTGACTGCAGCAAAGCTGTGCCACGTGACCGTGACCATGGTGATGCTGCCTTAGCTGTGTCCAACATTTCGCTTGG TCTCACATCCGGATCTTTCCAACATCGAATCATAGGTTCCATTGGAAGCATAGGAAATCTAGCAAGTTTGGAGTTCCTGTATCTTTCGAACAATCGGATCACGGGTTCCATTGGTAGCATAGGAAATCTAACAAGTTTAGAGTCCATTGATCTTTCGAACAATCAGTTTAATGGCCTATTACCGCCAGAGTTAGGTTCTCCTGTTCATCTCGTATATCTGGATCTAAGAAGTAATCAAATTTTAGGAAACATTCCACCTCAGATAGGACATTGTCGCTCCTTATCGGCATTAC GCCTTCGGA ACAACTTATTGACAGGACAGATACCACAAGAACTTGGTTATCTTGCTAACCTATACGAGCTTGATTTGAATAAAAACAATTTAAGTGGTGCCATCCCGGTGACTTTTTCTGTTCTTTACCAACTGTTTAGGCTGAATTTATCATATAAGAGTTTGGCTGGCAGAGGTCCATCAATCACTGCAACCTTGATCTCACTTGACCATAATATTGATTTATGTGGTGATTCATATGTCTTAAGTCCATGTAAAACACCGAAGCTCGACCTGGAACACCAAAGCAGAAAACATCCACGTATGGCACTTCTTGCTTTTTTTGCACCCTTTTCCTTGGCTTGCCTCTCAATAGCAACCATAACGGTTGTTTGTCGGAGAAAAAAGTGTGTAAAAAGTATGGGCCAAAGAAAATCTGGTGATATACTTTCTATATGGAATTTTGATGGGAAGATCGCATTTGAAGACATAGTTGGTGCAACAGAAAATTTCGATGAGAAATATTGCATTGGCGTCGGAGGATACGGATCTGTCTTCAGAGTTCAGCTTGAAGGCGGGATTAAGTTTGCTGTCAAGCTCCTCCACTCAATGGAAGAATATAACGACGATGGCACCTTCCACGCTGAGATTGAAGTGTTAACAAAAATCAGACATCGATGTATC TATTCGGCTTCGGCGCTGGAACGGGAGACGGTTGCTTGTCGTTTGGAGGACCAGGAGACGAGGTTGGATCCAAGGAAAACACAGAACCCGAAGGTGGATTTCCGTGTGTCCGGGCAACCAGCCCAGTCGGCGACAGTGTAG